The DNA segment TTGTGCATGTCGAGAATGCCTTTGCTATCTAATTCTTTGCCTTTTTCTTCGTAAACATATTGGAAGTAGCGGCGGATGGCCTGTAGTGAGAGCAGATCCTCGGCGTGGTGGCGCACGACTTCGCGCATGGCGGCGGAGAGCAGACCGAGTTCGGACGGGGCTTTCCATTTTTCTTCGGGTTTGAACACCCAGACAAAGCTGTTTTCAGACGGCCTTTTGCCTTCGCGGTTGCAGCGTCCTGCGGCTTGGGCGATGCTGTCCAATCCGGCTTCGGCACGCATGACTAAGGGGAAATCGACATCTACGCCGGCTTCGATAAGCGATGTGGCGATCACGCGGCAGGGTTCGCTGTTTTTCAGACGGCCTCGGATGGTTTCTAACACTTGGCTGCGGTGTTTGGCGCACATCAGGGTGGTGAGGTGGAAAACGCCGTCAAGCTGTTTGGCGCTGTCGTACAGGCTGCGGGCGTGGCGGCGGTTGTTGACGATAATGAGGATTTGCTTGTGCTGTGCGAGCTTTTCGAGCAAATCGGCATCGGTTTGGAGGCCGATATGTTGCACGGTGGTGCGGCGCAGTTTGTCAAACAGTTCGAGTGGATTGGGGGCCAGCTCGCGGGTGTTTTCCAAGCCGCGGTAAAAACCGTGTTCGGCTTGGATGGCGGGCTGGGTGGCGGTACACATGACGACGGAGCAATGGTAGTTGCGCGCCAGCTCTTTAACGGCCTGCATGATGGGCAACAAGAGTTTGAGCGGCAGCATTTGTGCTTCGTCGAGAATAATCACGCTGCCGCTGATGTTGTGCAGTTTGCGGCAGCGGGAAGAACGGTCGGCAAACAGCGATTCGAAAAACTGCACGGCGGTGGTAACGACAACAGGCATATCCCAGTTTTCGGAGGCTTGCCGCAATTTGTCTTTGCTGTGTTCGCCTTGCAGTTTGCTGCCGTCAAACGTGCTGTGGTGCTCCAGCACGGCGGCTTCGCCCAGATCGCCGAACGCTTTGCGGAACTCAGCGGCGTTTTGTTCGATGATGCTGGTGAAGGGAATCACATAAATCACGCGGCGCATGCCGTGCCGCTTGGCGTGTTCGAGGGCGAAGGCCATCGAAGTGAAGGTTTTGCCGCCACCGGTTGGCACGGTGAGGGTAAAAAGCCCCGGCACTTGCTCCGCCTGCCTCACGGCGTGGTCGAGAATATCGCTGCGCAGGCGGTTTAGGGCGGCATTGCGCTTTTCTTCTTCGGTTTGCTGCGGCTTTTCGGCAATATGCCGTCTGAAATCGCCGATAAAGCGGTTAAAGCGTTGTTGCAGCTGCAATAAATCGGGATGACCGCCGCGCTGCACGGTTTTATCTTCCAAGCCCGCATAAAAGGCTTCGGTGTCAAGATAATCGGCATCGACCAAACAGGAATACAGCATGCGGGTGAAAAAAGCCACGCTGAAGGACTTGGCATATTTATCCGCAGAATCGGCAATGCCAAACTTAACACCCGGCATCGGCAATTTTTGAGGCAGCTGAATCTCTTGCCGCCATACTTCATCCGGCTCGGGAATATCGTGAATCCCTTTGCCGAATGGCACGGCCAAGCGTTGGGTTAAGGTGCGGCGGTTGTCGCCCTCGCTGTTTCCGTTTGCCAAACCTGCATGATGGCCGGCTATGCAAAACGCCATTAATTTACCCAGCACACTCCAGCGTTCAAAAGCGATTTTTGCACCCGCCGTAGCATGGTCCACCGATGGGCCGCCATGCAGGCGGCGGTTAAACTCCGGCGTGTATTTGCCCAAATCGTGCAATTGGCCGGTATAACGCGCCATTTCCTCCGCACCAAAAAAAGCGGCAAACCCTGCAGCCATATCACCCACATTGTGGGCATGGCTGCACATGGTTTGCCAGTATTCGTAAGGTTGGTTTTCGGCGGAATGGGCGTAGTAAATTCGGATAGTTTGATTATCCACAGACATTCTCCAATGTATTTTTTATTATTTCTGCATTAACTACCAAGTGAGAAATATATCATAACAGTTGAGAAATTTGCACACCCTTTCACTGCAAAACAAAGGCCGTCTGAAAACTGCTCACAATCGGGTGAAAGCTGTTTTCAGACGGCCTCTGTTATAGGCAAAACCTAACAAATTAATGCTGCTGCCGGTAATGCTTTTTAACGATTTTCCGTACTGCGCGATACCAGCGTTTTTGGGTGCGCAATGTCGGGCGGTCGGCGGCGTAGAGCCAGTGTTCGTATTGTTTGAGCAGGCGGGTGAGTTCGGGGTTTTCGATGCCGTTGCTGTCGAGCAGTTTGTGCAGTTCGCCTGCGCTGACGGCGGGGGCAGTTTCGTCTTCTTCGCCCAGCAAGGCGGTTTTGAGTTGTGCGAAGCCTTCGTTTAGGTAATCGCGTTCGCGGTTGCGGTTGCCGAACCACCATTTCAGCAAGGGCAGCAATGCCAATGCGATGCCTACCGGCAGAACGAGCAGCAGGGTTTTCCAGTTGAATCCGCCCAAGCCGAGCAGTTCGAAGAGGTTGTTTTGTTTGCTTTGGTCGTAATTCACCACCCATTGCTGCCAGTAAAATTGGCCGGTATCGCGCCAGCGGGCGAAGAGGCTGTGGCCGTCTGAAACCATATTGCGTTCGGCTTCGGGCAGGGCTTGGCTGATGCCGCTTTCGGCACGCACGGAGGATACGGCGGCGGTGGGGTCAACGCGCAGCCATGCTTGTTCTTGCGGCAGCCACACTTCCGCCCATGCATGTGCGTCTTTGGAACGGATTTGCCAAAAGCCGGCTTGTTCGTTGTATTCGGCACCTTGATAGCCGGTAACGACACGGGCGGGCAGGCCGACGGCGCGCATCATCACCACGAAACTTTGGGCGTAGTGTTCGCAAAAGCCTTGCTGCGTGCGGAACATAAATTCGTCGATACCGTTACGCCCCGGGGTGCGCGGCGGTTGCAGGGTGTAGCCGAACTTTTTGCTACGGTAGTGGTGCAGCACTTTGTCGATAAACTGGCGTTCGTTGGCAGACTGCTTGGCCAGTGTGTCGGCAAGCAGGCGGGTTTGCAGGTTGCCTTCGGGCAGACGGGTATAGAAAACCCGTTCGCCTTCGGTGAGCTTGTGCGGCAGGGTGTCGCTCAACGATGCCTGCAAGGTGATGCGGCGCAAACCTTCGCGGCTGCGGTGGGCGCGTACAATCTGCCCCATTCGTTTGGTGAGGCTGCCGTGGAGCTGGCCGACGGGATAATCCAAAGCGGGCAGTGCGCCGTTTTGGTCGCGGATAATCATTTGATATTCGACGGTGCGTGCGGGGTTGGCTGCGCTGCGGGCTTCGTCTATATAGGTGTTGTCGAGTGCACGCCAACGCACGCCGTCGAAATCGGCCATGATGATGGCGCGCCAATACATATCGCTGCGCTGCGGCTTGAGGCCGTCTGAAAAGGTAATGTTCGCCACCCATTCGTCGCTCTGCACCAGATTGCTGATGCTGCCCGGCTCCATCGAATCGGACAAACCGGTTTTGGCCTGACCCTGCTGCGGCTGGGGAATGCGCCACAGCGGTTCGCTCAGCCGCGGCACGGCGGCAAACAGCACGGCGGCCAGCGGCAAGGTAAGCAGCAAGGCAAGGCCGGTTTGTTTGGCGGCTTCTTTCACATTCAAACCGCACAACACGGCAAAGCATACGCCCACCATCGGCAAGGCCAGCAGCAGCCACAGGCCGACTGCGAGGCTTTGGTCGAACAGCACCGACGAACCGATTAAAAACAGCATCGCCAACAGCAGCACCTGCCAATCGCGGCGGGTATTGCCTTCAAAAGCCTTGAGCATCACCATCAGCAGCAGAAACGACACCCCGCCGTCGCGCCCGATAACCGTTCCGAGCTGCTGCCACACCAGCGCACCGCCGATAACCATCAATAAAATCAATGCCGGCACGGGCAGCTTGGCGATGCCCAAGCGCAGTAAAGCCAAGCGCAGCAGCCACATGCCGCCGAACACCGCCATAATCGCAACCGGCAGTGAAGACACCAGCGGCAGCGCAGTCCATAACAAAGCCAGAAGCACGGCGAAAGCAACAGCGCGCGGCGGCGGCTGTTTGAGAAAAGAAGGGTTGAGAATCAGCATGATAGCTTGTGATGTAATGTGTTTGGTTGGCGGGCGGTGCGGCATCTTTTGCAGGCCTGAAACCTTTGCAAAACCCATGTTTAAGGTTCGGCCTGCCCGCAATTATTTGTTTTAATCGGTTGCAGCGCACCCCGAGCGGCATTATCCCCTACACCGCTCGGAGCGTTGTTCAGACGGCCTAACCGCCTTGTTTGGCAGCCCATTCGGCCGGAGTGGCCGCCGTGGTAATCGACAACGCGTGCAGTTCATTGCTGGCCAATTTGTCGGCCAAACCGTCTTTAATCAAGCGGTGGCGGGCAAGGCGGGCTTTGCCTTCAAATTCGGACGACACGATTTGAGCGAAAAAGTGGTGGCCGTCGCCCTCAACTTCTACATATTCGCAACGGGCAACGGCTTCAATCATATTTTTAACTTGTTCGGTGGAGAGCATGGCGGTTCCTTTCAAAAATCGCTGTTCAGACGGCCATAAGCCTTTGCGCAAATCAAGGCCGTCTGAAAAATAAGTGTGCATTATATAGGCAGGCATAAGCAAACAACAGACACAAACCCCAAACCTAACCCGTTAAGAACACCCAAACCGGCCAAGCTCCCGCCAAGCCGCACGGCAACTGTTCCCCGCAAGCCCCGACATACCGCCGATACACCCATGCCCGAGCCGCCCGCCGCAAACAAACCGCACCCGCCCGAACTGCATACAGAAAACAACAACCCCCTGCCGCGCCGCTGCGCAATAAAAATATTCCGCCTGCCTAGCGCGGCTGAAGCACGGCGGATTATTCGGTATAATCGCAGCCTGATACCTTTGCAAAACCCTCAGATGTGGATGCAGTTCAAGGCGTAGCAGCACAGCGAGTGCAGACATATCATGCAGATAGGCAAACGAGCGAGCAGCGCACAACGCAGAAATGCGCCGCAGATGGGGGTTTTGCAAAGGTCTCAGCCTGAGATTTCAGCCTTCTTTTTCAGACGGCCTATGCCGTCTGAAACCACTTTCAACGAGAAAAGCTATGATTCGTTTCGAGCAAGTTTCCAAAACCTATCCCGGCGGTTTTCAGGCATTGAAAAACGTCAGCTTCAAAATCAACAAAGGCGAAATGATTTTCGTGGCCGGGCATTCCGGTGCCGGCAAATCCACCATACTCAAGCTCATTTCCGGCATTACCAAGCCCACCCAAGGCAAAGTATGGATGAACAACCAAGATATCGGCAGCCTTAACGACAACCAAATCGGCTTCATGCGCCAGCATATCGGCATTGTGTTTCAAGACCACAAAATCCTGTTCGACCGCAACGTGCTGCAAAACGTATTGCTGCCGCTGCGCATTATCGGCTACGACGCCAAACAGGCTGAAAAACGCGCCCGCATCGCCATCGAAAAAGTAGGCTTGGGCGGTCGCGAACTTTCCGACCCGATTACCCTTTCAGGCGGCGAACAGCAACGCCTGTGCATCGCCCGCGCCGTTGTGCACCAACCCAGCCTCCTGATTGCCGACGAACCCTCAGCCAACCTCGACCGCGCCTACGCCCTCGATATTATGGAACTCTTCAAAACCTTTCACGAAGCAGGCACCACCGTGATTGTGGCCGCGCACGATGAAACCCTGATGGCCGACTACGGCCACCGCATCTTACGCTTGCAGGAAGGCAGGTTTGCATCATGAACCATTACCTGTCGCTCCATCTCGAATCCGCCGCCAACGCCGTCAAACAACTGTGGAAACAGCCTGTCGGCACCCTGCTGATTCTCGTTATGCTGGCCATCGCCATGACGCTCCCGCTCACGCTCTACCTCGGCGTACAAAGCTCGCAGGCCGTGCTGGGCAAACTCAACGAATCGCCGCAAATCACGCTTTATATGGAACTTGGCGCCGATGCGGGCGATACCGAAGCCGTCCGAAACCTGCTCGCCAAAGATGCGCGCATCACCAAAAGCGAATTTATCGGCAAGCAAAAAGGCTTGGAAGAACTCCAAACCAGCATGGGCGGGCAGGATTTAGTGTCGATGCTCGATGAAAACCCCCTGCCCGACGTTTTCATCGTTACGCCCGACCCCGCCACGGCACCCTCAGAAATGGAAGCCCTGAAAAACGATTTGGATCAGCTGCCTATGGTCGAAAGTGCCAGCTTAGACACCGAATGGATGCAAACGCTTTACCAAATCAACGACTTTCTGCACAAAATCTTCTGGTTTTTGGCCATTACCCTCAGCGTGGCCTTCGTTTTGGTGGCTCACAACACCATCCGTCTGCAAATCCTGAGCCGTAAAGAAGAAATCGAAATCACCAAACTGCTCGGCGCACCCGCTTCGTTTATCCGCCGCCCCTTCCTTTACCAAGCCGTGTGGCAGGGTGTATTGGCGGTAGGCGTCAGCCTCGCCCTGTGCGCTTGGTTGGTCAACGCATCGCAACCCCTGATTAACCGCATTTTCAAACCCTACGGCCTGCATATCGACTGGCGTTATTTCCACTTTTGGGAAGTGCTGCTGATTTTAGCCGTGGTGTCTGCACTGGGCGTTGCCGGAGCATGGCTGGCCACCCAGCAGCATTTGCTGGGGTTCAAAGCCAAGAAATAATGCAGCTTCATTAAAAAACTTTGTCTATACATAAGGCTACAAAAACCGAAAGGCCGTCTGAAAATTTTTCAGACGGCCTTTCGGTTTTTATATACGCAATGCCCGATCTCAACCGCGCACGGTAGAAACTTGCAGCATATTGGTCGAACCGCTTTCGCGCATACGCGAGCCGCTGGTAATGATGTATTGGTCGCCCGCGGCCAATACTTTGCGCTCCACCAGCGTTTTTTCCACTTGATCCAAAGCGGTATCGTGGTCGGTGCTGGTTGCCAAAATCATGGGGCGCACACCGCGGTACATCGCCATGCGGCGTTGTGCCGAAATGCTGGGCGTGAGTGCGTAGATCGGCAGTTGGATGCTGTGGCGGCTGATTTCGAAGGCCGTCGAGCCGCTCTCGGTTAAGGCAACAATGGCGCGGGCATTCACGGCTCGGGCAACGTGAACCGCGCCGCCGGCAATCGCCAGATTGGTGCTTACCGCGTCTTCGCTATGCTCTTCGCTCACACCGTTGAGCGAATCTTGTTCGGCTTCGGCGGCAGCACAAATCAGAGCCATTTGGCGCACGGTTTCAAAGGGATACGCACCGATGGCGGTTTCTGCCGAACACATCACCGCATCGGTTCCGTCCAACACGGCATTGGCTACGTCGCTCACTTCGGCGCGGGTCGGCACGGGGTTGGTGATCATGCTTTCCATCATCTGCGTGGCGGTAATGCTGAAACGGCGCAGCTCGCGGGCGCGGCGGATCATGCGTTTTTGCAGGGCGGGCACGGCGGCATTGCCGACTTCCACCGCCAAATCACCGCGCGCCACCATGATGCCGTCTGAAGCCAGAATGATTTCATCCAAATTGGTAATGGCTTCCACCCGCTCGATTTTCGATACCAAACCGGGGCGGACGGCATCGCTGCCCTGCATTTCCTGCTCCACCAAACGGCGGGCGGTGTGCAGGTCTTCCGCCGATTTGACGAAGCTGACGGCAAGATAATCGCAACCGATGGCGATGGCGGTTTTCAGATCGCGGAAGTCTTTTTCGGTCAGCGCACCGGCAGAAAGCCCGCCGCCTTGCTTGTTGATGCCTTTATTGCTCTTGAGCGTGTGGC comes from the Neisseria dumasiana genome and includes:
- a CDS encoding CRISPR-associated helicase/endonuclease Cas3 translates to MSVDNQTIRIYYAHSAENQPYEYWQTMCSHAHNVGDMAAGFAAFFGAEEMARYTGQLHDLGKYTPEFNRRLHGGPSVDHATAGAKIAFERWSVLGKLMAFCIAGHHAGLANGNSEGDNRRTLTQRLAVPFGKGIHDIPEPDEVWRQEIQLPQKLPMPGVKFGIADSADKYAKSFSVAFFTRMLYSCLVDADYLDTEAFYAGLEDKTVQRGGHPDLLQLQQRFNRFIGDFRRHIAEKPQQTEEEKRNAALNRLRSDILDHAVRQAEQVPGLFTLTVPTGGGKTFTSMAFALEHAKRHGMRRVIYVIPFTSIIEQNAAEFRKAFGDLGEAAVLEHHSTFDGSKLQGEHSKDKLRQASENWDMPVVVTTAVQFFESLFADRSSRCRKLHNISGSVIILDEAQMLPLKLLLPIMQAVKELARNYHCSVVMCTATQPAIQAEHGFYRGLENTRELAPNPLELFDKLRRTTVQHIGLQTDADLLEKLAQHKQILIIVNNRRHARSLYDSAKQLDGVFHLTTLMCAKHRSQVLETIRGRLKNSEPCRVIATSLIEAGVDVDFPLVMRAEAGLDSIAQAAGRCNREGKRPSENSFVWVFKPEEKWKAPSELGLLSAAMREVVRHHAEDLLSLQAIRRYFQYVYEEKGKELDSKGILDMHKKAGDSLDFPFQAIAQEFRMIETHMQPLIIPFDQEAERLIDSLRHADQIGGLLRKLQPYTVQVPESALQTLFKAGRIETVNEKRFGKQFYSLIGLDLYDEVAGLWWGNVGFLKVETLVF
- a CDS encoding transglutaminaseTgpA domain-containing protein; protein product: MPHRPPTKHITSQAIMLILNPSFLKQPPPRAVAFAVLLALLWTALPLVSSLPVAIMAVFGGMWLLRLALLRLGIAKLPVPALILLMVIGGALVWQQLGTVIGRDGGVSFLLLMVMLKAFEGNTRRDWQVLLLAMLFLIGSSVLFDQSLAVGLWLLLALPMVGVCFAVLCGLNVKEAAKQTGLALLLTLPLAAVLFAAVPRLSEPLWRIPQPQQGQAKTGLSDSMEPGSISNLVQSDEWVANITFSDGLKPQRSDMYWRAIIMADFDGVRWRALDNTYIDEARSAANPARTVEYQMIIRDQNGALPALDYPVGQLHGSLTKRMGQIVRAHRSREGLRRITLQASLSDTLPHKLTEGERVFYTRLPEGNLQTRLLADTLAKQSANERQFIDKVLHHYRSKKFGYTLQPPRTPGRNGIDEFMFRTQQGFCEHYAQSFVVMMRAVGLPARVVTGYQGAEYNEQAGFWQIRSKDAHAWAEVWLPQEQAWLRVDPTAAVSSVRAESGISQALPEAERNMVSDGHSLFARWRDTGQFYWQQWVVNYDQSKQNNLFELLGLGGFNWKTLLLVLPVGIALALLPLLKWWFGNRNRERDYLNEGFAQLKTALLGEEDETAPAVSAGELHKLLDSNGIENPELTRLLKQYEHWLYAADRPTLRTQKRWYRAVRKIVKKHYRQQH
- a CDS encoding BolA family protein, coding for MLSTEQVKNMIEAVARCEYVEVEGDGHHFFAQIVSSEFEGKARLARHRLIKDGLADKLASNELHALSITTAATPAEWAAKQGG
- the ftsE gene encoding cell division ATP-binding protein FtsE — translated: MIRFEQVSKTYPGGFQALKNVSFKINKGEMIFVAGHSGAGKSTILKLISGITKPTQGKVWMNNQDIGSLNDNQIGFMRQHIGIVFQDHKILFDRNVLQNVLLPLRIIGYDAKQAEKRARIAIEKVGLGGRELSDPITLSGGEQQRLCIARAVVHQPSLLIADEPSANLDRAYALDIMELFKTFHEAGTTVIVAAHDETLMADYGHRILRLQEGRFAS
- the ftsX gene encoding permease-like cell division protein FtsX, which gives rise to MNHYLSLHLESAANAVKQLWKQPVGTLLILVMLAIAMTLPLTLYLGVQSSQAVLGKLNESPQITLYMELGADAGDTEAVRNLLAKDARITKSEFIGKQKGLEELQTSMGGQDLVSMLDENPLPDVFIVTPDPATAPSEMEALKNDLDQLPMVESASLDTEWMQTLYQINDFLHKIFWFLAITLSVAFVLVAHNTIRLQILSRKEEIEITKLLGAPASFIRRPFLYQAVWQGVLAVGVSLALCAWLVNASQPLINRIFKPYGLHIDWRYFHFWEVLLILAVVSALGVAGAWLATQQHLLGFKAKK
- the pyk gene encoding pyruvate kinase codes for the protein MSASQRDLTRIRHNTKIVATLGPGSNNVDLLKDMIAIGGLNVVRFNFSHGTPEFHQENARIVREAAKLAGREVAIMADLQGPKIRVGKIEGGSIKLAAGEKLLLDAALEGEGNRDRVGLDYRDLPKDVKAGDILLLDDGLLTLIVDNVNGSEILTTVLNSHTLKSNKGINKQGGGLSAGALTEKDFRDLKTAIAIGCDYLAVSFVKSAEDLHTARRLVEQEMQGSDAVRPGLVSKIERVEAITNLDEIILASDGIMVARGDLAVEVGNAAVPALQKRMIRRARELRRFSITATQMMESMITNPVPTRAEVSDVANAVLDGTDAVMCSAETAIGAYPFETVRQMALICAAAEAEQDSLNGVSEEHSEDAVSTNLAIAGGAVHVARAVNARAIVALTESGSTAFEISRHSIQLPIYALTPSISAQRRMAMYRGVRPMILATSTDHDTALDQVEKTLVERKVLAAGDQYIITSGSRMRESGSTNMLQVSTVRG